The genomic interval GAGGAAATGGGGAATAAAAGAATCAACAGAACGGCGAGAGCGCCGATCCGAAGGATTTTTCCAGGAAGAACTTTATCAGAAGAAGAACACTCCAAAAATAAATTCCTTATGACTTTTTTTACAAAGAGCTTAAATTGAAAAATTCAAATGAGCATGACTGGCAATCTATTACTACAACAATTTTGAAAAGTAAATACCTTAAATATATTTTTTTGAAAAAATTTTAAAAATATTCATCATTAGAATCAATTTGATACTTTTTTCCCAAAAAACACTAAGCAAATACGATGTCTTTTTTCAGGAAAATAATGATAGCGAAAGGATTCACAAATTCTTTTTGCAAGAGATATGAATGAAAAAAGTTTTTAAATCAGACAGATGGTTGAAAAACGAATCACAGGAATTTAAAACGAAAAAAAATTTAAGTAATTAAATGGAACTACAAAATTGTATGACATAACACTTTCGGAGTAGTCAAAAATCTGAAAAAGTGGTTTAAATTTTGGATAGTCGATTGAAGACTTCATTAAGATTGATGAAAAGAGGGTTTTCCACAAGCAATGATGTGAAACAGTAGTCAAATTCTTGCATTGTTGAAAAACGGTCCGATCCAGTTTCCGCCCCGATTTATAGTCATTCCTCCGGAAAGGGAGTACTTAGAATCTAATGGATTCCCGATTAAAACTTTCGGGAATGACACCTTAAGAAAAGTCTAACCGATCGAAGAACCCCAGCAAGACTTCGGCAAGCCTTCGCCCCGAGCCCGGTCGAAGGGTCAGTCGGACGCTCGTTCGAGCCGCTGGGGAGATTACAGCGGGCTGTGCGGTTGGAAGAACCCTCTCCCAATAATGGGGTTCTTCAAACCGAGAGGATTTAATTCCATTGCAAGCTCCCATTTTCAAAGGAATCAACAAAAGTCCTCCCAAAGCCGGGACCCGATCTGATCACACAAAGCTAAAAATAACCGGATATCCAAGGCCTTCAAAAATTTCCGTCCTTGTGGGCGGGCGCCTTTTTGTGTTAAAGTAAATACCGAAATCGAAAAGGAAATTTAAAGATGAGCGTTGAGGAAAAGTGGCAGGCCAACCGGGATAAAGTGGCATTTGCAAAATCTTTCCCGGGTTGGATTAACGACTGGACCGAGGTTCAAGGCAAAACATTGGAGCGGGTGATTCCTTTGAATGAATCTAAAATGAGCGTTGCGATTTTTTCAGGAGGGCATTTCGGAATTCTTCCCGGCGGTTACATTGAGCCTGCCGCCTTGATCAAAGCCCTCGATGCGGTCCGCCCATGGTTAGAATCCGTTCACCCCAAAGCGTACCAAACGCTGGATGATTTGACGGCCCAGGACAAAGAGTTAAAACGGAAGACCCGTCTGGAAAAACTATTGAGCGCGGTTAAAAACAATTACCCCGATATGCCGGAATTAAAGGACGAACTAAAAAAGCTCCTTGACGAGCTGCCTTAAAATAGAATGGAAACCTTAAAAGCCGTAAAACCGACCTACGATATCGCCCTCTCCTACGAAGAAAATTACGCCCGGGGCCCTTTTTTTGACGGGCCCTTCCCCGAACGGGTCATCGAAAAAAAAATCCGGTTCCTTGACTTCGAAGTCAATTCAATCGTGGGAATTCCCGCAGGCCCTCTTTTGAATGCCAATTGGATTCGGGTCTATGCCCGGCTGGGATTCGACCTCCCGGTCTATAAAACCGTCCGGACACAGGCCCGACCGAGCCACCCCCCTCCCAACTGCTTGTTTGTAGACGTGAAAGGACAACTGACCGAAAAGCGATTTGATAAAACACTTCGGAGCATCGAGGGCGATTGGAAGGGACCCTTGGAGGAAATTTCGATTACCAATTCATTCGGAATGCCTTCCCGGGACCCGCGGATCTGGCAGGAGGACGTCGAAAAGGCGAAATCATATCTCGAACCGGGGCAGATCCTGACCGTGAGCGTGGTGGGAACCGTGGGAGAGGGAGACCTCATGCAGGATTACGCCCGGGGAGCCGCCCTGGCCCGGGAAGCGGGAGCGGACATCGTCGAAATCAATCTTTCCTGCCCCAACGTCTCTTCCGGAGAGGGACAGCTCTTCACGGACCCCGAATACGCCGGCCGGCTTTGTAAAACCGTCAAGAAGGCGCTTCACCACACGCCTCTCATGATCAAAATCGGGTACCTCACGGATGATCACGTTCTGAACGAGCTGGCAAAGCACACCGCCCCATCGATTCAGGCCGTCAGCGGCATCAACACACTTTCCTTCGAGGTTTTGACCGAAACCGGGGACCCCGCCCTCCCGGGAAAGGGGAGGATCCGATCCGGGATCTGCGGCGCTTCCATCCGGGAATGCGGAATCCACCAGGTCTCCCGTCTGGCGAATATCCGGCAAAAAGAAGGATACGACTTCGGACTGGTCGGGGTGGGAGGAATCATGAGGGTAGAGGACATCGACCGCTATGTCGAAGCGGGAGCCGACGTGGTCATGAGCGCCACAGGGGCCATGTGGGATCCCTATCTGGCCTATCGTTACTGGCAGTCCCGCCGAAAACCACCGAACCCGCCCGGTTAAGCAGAGACCAGGATCAACCGAATATCCATCACATTGGTCCGGGTCGGTCCCGTGATCAGAAGGTCCCCCAGGGTCTCGAATAAAGGATAGGCGTTATTTTCGGAAAGATGCCTTTCGGGCGATAGACCCGATCGGCGGGCCCGTTCCGCCGTACTCCCGTCGGAATACGCCCCGGCGGCGTCGGTCAAGGCGTCCGTCCCGTCGGTCCCCCCGCTCAGAACCGCCACCCCCTTCACCCCTTCCAGTTCCAGTGCGGAGGCCAACGCGAATTCCTGGTTCCGGCCGCCCTTCCCGTTTCCCCGAATCGTTACCGTGGTTTCTCCACCCGAAATAATACAGGACGGGGGTCGGACCGGCTGGTGGCTTTCCACCATTTCCCGGGCGATGGCCGCGTGAACTTTGGCAACCTCTTTTGTTTCCCCTTCCATACGGCTCGATAGAATCAGCGGATGAAATCCCAACCGCCTGGCTTTATTTTTGGCGGCTTCCAGTGCCGACCGGTTGTTCCCCACCATGACATATTGTGCCCGCTTGAATACGGGATCATCGGGTTTCGGGGTCTCCGGATACCCTCCCCGACTTCCCGTTTTTAAATAATCCATAACCGGAAAGGGCAGGGTGGATTCGATTTGATATTTTTCAATGATCTTCAAGCAGGTTTCAAAGGTCGTCGGATCCGCAACCGTCGGTCCGGAAGCAATCACATCGGGGGGGTCTCCGACCACATCCGATAAAACGAGGGAGATAAACCGGGCGGGATAAGCCCTTCGGACCAACTGCCCTCCCTTGACCCTCGATAGATGTTTTCGAATGGCATTGATTTCTTGAATGGTGGCCCCGCAGGACAGGAGCCGCTGGGTCGTCATCTGCTTATCTTGAAGGCTGATCCCTTGAACCGGTAACGGAAGCAGGGAAGATCCTCCCCCGGATAGAAGACAAATGACAATATCTTGTGAAGTCATCCCGATTAATCGTTCGAAAATTTCTATGACCCCCTCTAGGCCGGCCTCATCCGGCACGGGATGGCCCGCTTCGATTACCCGGGTCTTTTCTAAATTTAAGGCATGTCCGTACTTGACGATGATCAGACCCTCCGTGAGTGCATCCCCGAGAACCTTCTCTAAAGCCTTGGCCATGGGGGCGCAGGCCTTTCCCCCGCCGATAACGTAAATCCGAGTCCCCCGCCTGAGGGAGTAGCGTTGAGAGCGAACCCAGAGGTCACGCCCTTTCCGTCGGACGGACCTCCTGACCGAGACTTCCGGATCCACAGCAGACAATCCCGCATCAAAAATGGCACGGGCAGCCTTTTTGAGTTCCGGGTAATTCATCGGTGCTTTTTTGGGTCTACCCTTCAGCTTCCCTCTGAACACTCCATTCTCCTAGGAAACCGTTAATTCCATCACAGTATCGACGGGTTCTTTTCCATCAGGCCCTCTTCCTCCCAAAAGATAGACCGTTCGGTTGAATCCCGCAACGCCCATGATGACCCTGGGATATGGCATGGGGGATATATCATGCCATTTTTTTTCATCGGGGTGAAAATACGCTGCGCGGTCTTGGATTTTTTCGCCGTCATTCCCCCCAAAAACGAACAGATGATGATCGAGAACACAAGCGCCGATCCCAGCGGCCGGCCAAGGTAAGGTCATTCCCTGATCCGGTTTCCACCTATTTTCCGATTCCGAATAGACCTCCACACAATCGAAATTCGTAAACGAAGTCCCGGTAAATGCCCCTCCCCCCATTGCCAAAATACGGTCCTGAAACGTGATGGCGGCCAATGAGAACCTAGGCGTCGGCATGGGGGAGATTCCCTCCCAACATCCCGATTCCAGATCCAATACCTCGGAATATGAAAAGGCGGGGTCCGTCAACGGCCCGCCCTTCGCATCTGGATGATGTCCTCCAAAAAGGTAAATTTTATTTTCATGCAAGGTTGCCGCTGGAGAATCATGCTTTTCCATTAAATCAGGTCCTGCCTCCCAACTGTTTCTTCCGGGATCATAAATTTCGACGGTCCTTAAAAACTCAAAACTCCCGTTGGATTTTCGAAAACCTCCTCCCATGACAAAAATTTTCTCATGGAACGGAACGGCAACCACCCCAGACCTGCGGGTTGGCATAGGGGCACCCTTCGTCCACCGATTCTCTTTGGGGTCATAAATTTCTACAGAGTCCAGGGGTTCAAAATTAAAACCG from Nitrospiria bacterium carries:
- a CDS encoding dihydroorotate dehydrogenase translates to METLKAVKPTYDIALSYEENYARGPFFDGPFPERVIEKKIRFLDFEVNSIVGIPAGPLLNANWIRVYARLGFDLPVYKTVRTQARPSHPPPNCLFVDVKGQLTEKRFDKTLRSIEGDWKGPLEEISITNSFGMPSRDPRIWQEDVEKAKSYLEPGQILTVSVVGTVGEGDLMQDYARGAALAREAGADIVEINLSCPNVSSGEGQLFTDPEYAGRLCKTVKKALHHTPLMIKIGYLTDDHVLNELAKHTAPSIQAVSGINTLSFEVLTETGDPALPGKGRIRSGICGASIRECGIHQVSRLANIRQKEGYDFGLVGVGGIMRVEDIDRYVEAGADVVMSATGAMWDPYLAYRYWQSRRKPPNPPG
- a CDS encoding glycerate kinase: MFRGKLKGRPKKAPMNYPELKKAARAIFDAGLSAVDPEVSVRRSVRRKGRDLWVRSQRYSLRRGTRIYVIGGGKACAPMAKALEKVLGDALTEGLIIVKYGHALNLEKTRVIEAGHPVPDEAGLEGVIEIFERLIGMTSQDIVICLLSGGGSSLLPLPVQGISLQDKQMTTQRLLSCGATIQEINAIRKHLSRVKGGQLVRRAYPARFISLVLSDVVGDPPDVIASGPTVADPTTFETCLKIIEKYQIESTLPFPVMDYLKTGSRGGYPETPKPDDPVFKRAQYVMVGNNRSALEAAKNKARRLGFHPLILSSRMEGETKEVAKVHAAIAREMVESHQPVRPPSCIISGGETTVTIRGNGKGGRNQEFALASALELEGVKGVAVLSGGTDGTDALTDAAGAYSDGSTAERARRSGLSPERHLSENNAYPLFETLGDLLITGPTRTNVMDIRLILVSA
- a CDS encoding kelch repeat-containing protein, which codes for MGKLRNSFSNFGWSLKNPLSQPRSHFGVTTLGDHIYVIGGGGFNFEPLDSVEIYDPKENRWTKGAPMPTRRSGVVAVPFHEKIFVMGGGFRKSNGSFEFLRTVEIYDPGRNSWEAGPDLMEKHDSPAATLHENKIYLFGGHHPDAKGGPLTDPAFSYSEVLDLESGCWEGISPMPTPRFSLAAITFQDRILAMGGGAFTGTSFTNFDCVEVYSESENRWKPDQGMTLPWPAAGIGACVLDHHLFVFGGNDGEKIQDRAAYFHPDEKKWHDISPMPYPRVIMGVAGFNRTVYLLGGRGPDGKEPVDTVMELTVS